From Diaminobutyricibacter sp. McL0608, one genomic window encodes:
- a CDS encoding DUF1214 domain-containing protein: MASVLAWISGSGVVQGVIIGAALAFLTAIVVMNAVGRTIATTTNGWNSVVTVEQPGNGILVRAAAAKALPAVNVFEEAAYWTTTRDGAGITLSGAHEYVLRFPAGQLPPNDAFWSLTVTDVVGYMVSTPIGRSSFNDRSDLARNADGSIDILLQRDSPPGHEQNWLSTPEGKFKLTLRAYLPGAAILDGTYRVPPVERAH; this comes from the coding sequence ATGGCAAGTGTTCTCGCGTGGATCTCAGGCTCCGGAGTCGTGCAGGGCGTGATCATCGGCGCGGCGCTGGCGTTTCTCACGGCGATCGTCGTGATGAACGCGGTCGGCCGGACGATCGCAACGACCACCAATGGCTGGAACTCCGTCGTCACGGTCGAACAGCCCGGAAACGGAATCCTCGTGCGTGCCGCCGCCGCGAAAGCACTACCCGCCGTCAACGTGTTCGAAGAGGCCGCGTACTGGACGACCACCAGGGATGGCGCCGGAATAACACTGAGCGGTGCGCACGAATACGTGCTGCGATTTCCGGCCGGGCAACTTCCACCGAATGACGCCTTCTGGTCGCTCACTGTCACGGACGTCGTCGGGTACATGGTGAGCACCCCGATCGGCCGGTCGAGTTTCAACGATCGTTCGGACCTTGCCCGGAACGCGGACGGTTCGATCGACATCCTTCTCCAGCGCGACTCCCCACCCGGGCATGAGCAGAACTGGCTGTCAACGCCTGAGGGGAAGTTCAAGCTGACGCTCCGTGCCTACTTGCCCGGCGCCGCGATCCTCGATGGCACCTACCGTGTGCCCCCGGTCGAAAGGGCGCACTGA
- a CDS encoding DUF1254 domain-containing protein, whose protein sequence is MNRLIIKYAYPITAIILVIFAWVIYSRAAQGWNNVLVLAVAAVIVWAIGAPTFLYLWPRITISGFKRAILKRGFGTGPIPVNTLYAEPSTSSASPTGSLMGTGTDDVLYVAGWLDLRNGPQVLHVPDTAGRYYSLQFTDPSTSANFAYVGKRVTGTGAGDYLLSAPGWNGTVPEGLTQISAPHNSALIIGRVFVDGESDQPTAYALATQITLAPVNPSGRSLGQ, encoded by the coding sequence ATGAACCGCCTCATCATCAAATACGCCTACCCCATCACAGCGATCATTCTGGTGATCTTCGCGTGGGTCATCTACTCCCGGGCCGCTCAAGGATGGAACAACGTCCTGGTCCTCGCCGTCGCCGCCGTCATTGTGTGGGCGATCGGTGCGCCGACGTTCCTCTACCTGTGGCCGCGCATCACGATCAGCGGCTTCAAGCGCGCGATCCTTAAGCGTGGTTTCGGCACCGGCCCGATCCCCGTGAACACCCTGTACGCCGAGCCGAGCACCTCTTCCGCTTCGCCCACCGGGAGCCTGATGGGAACCGGAACCGACGATGTGCTCTACGTAGCCGGCTGGCTCGACCTGAGGAACGGACCACAGGTCCTGCATGTGCCCGACACGGCCGGCCGGTACTACAGCCTGCAGTTCACCGACCCGTCTACGAGCGCCAACTTCGCGTACGTCGGCAAACGGGTGACGGGCACCGGGGCCGGTGACTACCTTCTCAGCGCACCCGGCTGGAACGGAACGGTACCGGAAGGCCTGACCCAGATTTCGGCGCCCCACAACTCCGCTCTCATCATCGGGCGGGTATTCGTCGATGGCGAGAGCGATCAACCGACCGCATACGCGCTTGCGACGCAGATCACGCTCGCACCAGTAAATCCCTCAGGCCGGTCACTCGGCCAGTGA
- a CDS encoding Lrp/AsnC family transcriptional regulator: MPCGVGFRSHDQQIRRDGRQSIAELARAVHMSNSAVAERVRRPEEGGVIRGYRAIVDPERLGYGILEVLEAHHQRLVFESVRNPADRATGVTGRVTGLRDLLVRA; encoded by the coding sequence AAGTCATGACCAACAGATTAGGCGGGACGGTCGCCAGTCGATCGCCGAACTGGCGCGTGCCGTGCACATGTCGAACAGTGCGGTGGCCGAACGGGTGCGCAGACCCGAGGAGGGCGGCGTGATTCGCGGCTATCGCGCGATCGTCGATCCTGAGCGTCTGGGGTACGGCATCCTCGAGGTGCTGGAAGCCCATCACCAGCGTCTCGTATTCGAGTCCGTTCGAAACCCGGCCGATCGTGCCACCGGGGTCACTGGCCGAGTGACCGGCCTGAGGGATTTACTGGTGCGAGCGTGA